Proteins from a single region of Apium graveolens cultivar Ventura chromosome 7, ASM990537v1, whole genome shotgun sequence:
- the LOC141674497 gene encoding protein FAR1-RELATED SEQUENCE 5-like: MDSLFCKRLFLAGMSTIQRSESMNTFFDGYVNGKTSLREFVRKYDCALKDKVEKEVEADTRSLSTFIPCVTQHHMEKQFQEIYTNDKFKEFQKDIINVMYCECSLLESVGFIFQYQVEEIQYIGDSQTRRTINYNVCFVKEVSEDYEVKCGCRLFEFHRIICRHIIKVLLFKQNIFNISSKYILRRWRKNIKRSHSKTKMTYSTWRDTEEKRMYDLVCDAFYRIVDLSTEKTERFNHLVGIFKKLELEWENDDEGSSKNISTNIELDMSKGKNVSNWSITIHSPIKKRSKGRPLTKRKQSKSKKRGKKNNLEPNLIDLNVPSDEALIHISNEVYVTFERDKS, encoded by the exons ATGGATTCCTTGTTTTGTAAAAGATTGTTTCTGGCAGGAATGTCCACAATACAAAGAAGTGAAAGTATGAATACGTTCTTTGATGGTTATGTTAATGGTAAAACATCATTGAGAGAATTTGTGAGAAAATATGATTGTGCTTTAAAAGATAAAGTGGAAAAAGAAGTTGAGGCTGATACTCGCTCATTAAGTACTTTTATTCCTTGTGTTACACAACACCATATGGAGAAACAATTTCAAGAGATTTATACCAATGACAAGTTCAAGGAGTTCCAGAAGGATATAATAAATGTAATGTATTGTGAATGCTCGTTGTTAGAGTCTGTTGGTTTTATTTTTCAGTATCAGGTGGAAGAAATTCAGTATATTGGTGACTCCCAAACTCGAAGAACTATCAACTACAATGTTTGTTTTGTCAAAGAGGTAAGTGAAGATTATGAAGTAAAATGTGGTTGTCGTTTGTTTGAGTTTCACCGCATAATTTGTAGGCATATTATTAAGGTGCTTCTTTTTaagcaaaatatttttaatatttcaagtaagtATATTTTGCGAAGGTGGAGAAAGAATATAAAAAGATCTCATAGTAAGACCAAGATGACATATAGTACATGGAGAGATACTGAAGAAAAACGCATGTATGACTTGGTGTGTGATGCTTTTTATAGAATAGTTGACTTGTCTACTGAAAAGACAGAGAGATTTAACCATTTAGTTGGtatatttaaaaaattagagTTGGAATGGGAGAATGATGATGAAGGTAGTTCAAAAAATATATCTACCAACATAGAGTTAGATATGAGTAAAGGTAAAAATGTGTCAAATTGGAGTATAACTATTCATTCTCCAATTAAAAAACGATCCAAAGGTCGTCCGCTAACCAAGAGAAAACAATCAAAG TCCAAGAAAAGAGGGAAGAAAAATAACTTGGAGCCtaatttaattgatttaaatgtacCAAGTGACGAGGCTTTAATTCATATATCAAATGAAg TTTATGTTACATTTGAAAGAGATAaatcctaa